In Lacrimispora indolis DSM 755, a genomic segment contains:
- a CDS encoding LytR/AlgR family response regulator transcription factor yields the protein MIIAICDDNEQELKQCKKRLELLASIHQIDAEFSLYHKGEELLFHLQSFKNYPDIIYLDMRMNGIQGDEVARKLRDQGCISEIVFFTVSKDYYTTAFDVRALHYVVKGETTVEKFEDIFMQAVKSVQEKQTEYIMCTGAGEFRKIEIKKIHYFEVVKRIVTVYYGSDQFSFYSTIGKIELRLKDYGFVRVHKSYVAAIAHIRTFSFKEIILDTGTVLPVGRSYYSELKREMEEYAESGAVV from the coding sequence GTGATTATCGCAATTTGTGATGATAATGAGCAAGAACTGAAACAATGTAAAAAGCGATTGGAACTGTTGGCATCAATTCATCAAATTGATGCGGAGTTTTCCTTATATCACAAGGGTGAAGAATTACTGTTCCATTTGCAAAGTTTCAAGAATTATCCGGACATTATTTATCTGGATATGAGAATGAACGGGATACAGGGGGATGAGGTTGCCAGGAAGCTGAGAGATCAGGGGTGTATCAGTGAAATTGTGTTTTTTACAGTATCTAAAGATTATTATACTACGGCATTTGATGTCAGGGCATTGCATTACGTTGTAAAAGGAGAAACAACGGTAGAAAAGTTCGAAGATATTTTCATGCAGGCAGTAAAATCAGTACAAGAAAAGCAAACAGAATATATTATGTGTACAGGTGCAGGTGAATTCCGAAAAATTGAGATAAAAAAGATTCATTACTTTGAGGTTGTTAAACGAATTGTAACTGTTTATTACGGCAGCGACCAGTTTAGTTTCTATTCAACCATTGGAAAAATTGAATTAAGGTTAAAGGATTATGGTTTTGTAAGGGTCCATAAGTCTTATGTGGCGGCAATAGCTCATATCAGAACTTTTTCGTTTAAAGAAATAATATTGGATACGGGAACGGTGCTGCCAGTAGGAAGAAGCTATTACTCAGAATTGAAACGGGAAATGGAAGAATACGCTGAATCGGGAGCAGTGGTGTAG
- a CDS encoding RrF2 family transcriptional regulator encodes MRFQITTDYAIRIILYMARQDMEITTAKAAAAHLGMTYNYFNKVAAKIRMEGFIESVQGPKGGYRLAKDASDITLYDIVEAMEGSICINRCLEEDGFCSRNAASVCLVHRTLESIQSKMIEMLRGTRICDLIQERALDI; translated from the coding sequence GTGAGATTTCAGATTACAACGGACTATGCTATTCGGATTATTCTTTATATGGCTCGGCAGGATATGGAAATAACAACTGCCAAGGCGGCAGCGGCTCATTTGGGAATGACCTACAATTACTTCAACAAGGTTGCTGCAAAAATCAGAATGGAGGGATTTATAGAATCCGTGCAGGGTCCAAAGGGGGGATACCGCTTGGCTAAAGATGCTTCAGATATTACATTATACGATATTGTTGAGGCTATGGAAGGAAGTATCTGTATTAATCGATGTCTGGAAGAGGATGGATTTTGCAGCAGAAATGCTGCTTCAGTATGTCTGGTGCATCGAACTTTGGAATCCATCCAGTCTAAAATGATTGAAATGCTGCGCGGTACTAGAATTTGTGATCTTATTCAAGAAAGAGCACTCGATATTTAA
- a CDS encoding class I SAM-dependent methyltransferase, protein MFKQFIQNTRKPEGTLGRMMLKGMNTGHAKLAAWGFSHLTLRNHTHILDVGCGGGANIAKMLKDVSESVVDGLDYSAESVAFSKKTNADYLGKRCTIHQGDVSSLPYSDHSLDYVTAFETIYFWPDPDAAFKEIKRVLKPGGILFICCESADPSNTTWTDRIEGMTVYRGEDLKKRLLKIGYLKVELHKNKKGWMCLTAVC, encoded by the coding sequence ATGTTCAAACAATTTATTCAAAATACAAGAAAACCGGAAGGCACACTTGGCAGGATGATGCTAAAAGGCATGAATACGGGACATGCAAAACTGGCAGCATGGGGGTTTTCGCACCTGACTTTGCGGAATCACACTCATATTCTGGATGTAGGCTGCGGCGGCGGAGCCAATATCGCTAAAATGCTGAAGGACGTTTCAGAGAGTGTGGTGGATGGTCTGGATTATTCGGCAGAAAGCGTTGCTTTCAGTAAGAAAACCAATGCTGACTATCTTGGAAAACGATGCACTATCCACCAGGGAGATGTCTCCAGTTTGCCGTATTCCGACCACAGCCTTGACTATGTTACCGCTTTTGAAACCATCTATTTCTGGCCGGATCCGGATGCCGCTTTCAAGGAAATCAAGCGTGTTCTGAAACCGGGCGGTATCCTTTTTATCTGCTGCGAATCCGCTGATCCCAGCAACACCACATGGACTGACCGCATAGAAGGAATGACTGTATATCGGGGAGAGGATTTGAAAAAAAGACTCTTGAAAATCGGGTACTTAAAGGTGGAACTGCACAAGAACAAAAAAGGGTGGATGTGCCTCACGGCAGTTTGTTGA
- a CDS encoding HAD family hydrolase, translated as MKIQNKVSYGVKIIFSDIDGTLLDNCHQVSGGTCKKIIELEQKGIPFVLISARMPEGVTSIQRQIGNHSPIICYSGGLIYDEGGKILYSCLLEMDKALKIKEILKAEFPRISFNTYGYEKWIVDSANDPWVREEENITGLKAKEGDMEKEFAEEGGIHKLLLMGESEEIQSVETRLRKEYPELSIVLSKKNYLEIMHGNANKSTGICHLCNHRGISLEEAMAFGDGYNDMDMLKAVKYSYAMGNAPEEVKESAAYVTLNNDNEGILAVIKELN; from the coding sequence ATGAAAATACAAAACAAGGTATCTTACGGAGTGAAAATAATTTTTAGCGATATTGATGGAACGTTGCTTGATAACTGTCATCAGGTATCAGGCGGCACCTGCAAAAAAATAATAGAGCTGGAACAAAAGGGGATACCATTTGTTTTGATTTCAGCAAGGATGCCGGAAGGAGTGACAAGCATTCAGCGCCAGATCGGCAATCATAGTCCCATTATTTGCTATAGCGGCGGCTTAATATATGATGAGGGCGGAAAAATATTGTATAGCTGTCTTTTAGAAATGGATAAGGCGTTAAAGATCAAAGAAATATTGAAAGCGGAATTTCCCCGGATATCTTTCAATACTTACGGCTATGAAAAATGGATTGTGGACAGCGCCAATGATCCCTGGGTCCGGGAAGAAGAAAATATTACTGGATTGAAAGCAAAAGAAGGGGATATGGAAAAAGAATTTGCGGAAGAAGGAGGGATCCATAAACTCTTATTGATGGGAGAGTCAGAGGAAATACAGAGCGTGGAAACTCGTTTAAGGAAGGAATATCCTGAATTATCAATTGTTCTGTCTAAAAAGAATTATCTGGAAATTATGCATGGAAATGCAAACAAATCAACAGGAATATGCCATTTATGCAATCACAGGGGAATCTCTCTGGAGGAAGCCATGGCATTCGGTGACGGGTATAATGACATGGATATGCTGAAGGCTGTAAAATACAGCTATGCAATGGGGAATGCGCCGGAAGAGGTAAAGGAAAGTGCGGCGTATGTGACGCTGAATAATGACAATGAAGGGATACTCGCCGTTATAAAAGAACTGAATTGA
- a CDS encoding InlB B-repeat-containing protein — MVIFDPDDGTQYEDFYKTTVPVGGKITHKPADPTRDGYLFKGWYGYSDENDEPVKWDFANDTVSENTTLWAAWEEAWIVAFDPDDGTQYEDFYKTTVPVGGKVSDKPADPTRDGYLFKGWYGYLDENDKPVMWDFANDTVSENTTLWAAWEEACIVAFDPDDGTQYEDFYKTTVPVGGKVSDKPADPTRDGYLFKGWYGYLDENDKPVMWDFENDTVAENTTLWAAWEEACIVAFDPDDGTQYEDFYKTTVPVGGKVSDKPADPTRDGYLFKGWYGYLDENDKPVMWDFENDTVAENTTLWAAWEEACIVAFDPEDGTQYEDFYKTTVPVGGKVSDKPADPTRDGYLFKGWYGYLDENDKPVMWDFANDTVTENTTLWAAWEEACIVAFDPEDGTQYEDFYKTTVPVGGKVSDKPADPTRDGYLFKGWYGYLDENDKPVMWDFENDTVAENTTLWAAWEEACIVAFDPEDGTQYEDFYKTTVPVGGKVSDKPADPTRDGYLFKGWYGYLDENDKPVMWDFENGTVTENMTLWASWKEDSNGGNNNGGNGEGENNNNGGNGEGENNNNGGNGEGGNNNNGGNSGGGTGGSGGGSSGGNSGPVVSGNAGNNTSTNINEQEVPKSSADSERVDIDEQEVPKEKLDYLPKTGEDSTSRIIYGTLILLSLFMFGISLPYRKKTI, encoded by the coding sequence ATGGTTATCTTTGATCCTGATGACGGCACACAATACGAAGATTTTTATAAGACAACAGTGCCTGTAGGAGGAAAAATCACCCATAAGCCTGCAGACCCCACAAGGGATGGCTACTTATTCAAAGGCTGGTACGGCTATTCAGATGAAAATGATGAGCCTGTTAAGTGGGATTTTGCGAATGATACTGTTTCGGAGAATACCACTTTGTGGGCAGCCTGGGAAGAAGCATGGATAGTCGCTTTTGATCCGGATGACGGCACACAATACGAAGATTTTTATAAGACAACAGTGCCTGTAGGAGGAAAAGTCAGTGATAAGCCTGCGGACCCCACAAGGGACGGCTACTTATTCAAAGGCTGGTACGGCTATTTAGATGAAAATGATAAGCCTGTTATGTGGGATTTTGCAAATGATACTGTTTCGGAGAATACCACTTTGTGGGCAGCCTGGGAAGAAGCATGCATAGTCGCTTTTGATCCTGATGACGGCACACAATACGAAGATTTTTATAAGACAACAGTACCTGTAGGAGGAAAAGTCAGTGATAAGCCTGCAGACCCCACAAGGGACGGCTACTTATTCAAAGGCTGGTACGGCTATTTAGATGAAAATGATAAGCCTGTCATGTGGGATTTTGAAAATGATACTGTTGCAGAGAATACTACTTTGTGGGCAGCTTGGGAAGAAGCATGCATAGTCGCTTTTGATCCTGATGACGGCACACAATACGAAGATTTTTATAAGACAACAGTGCCTGTAGGAGGAAAAGTCAGTGATAAGCCTGCAGACCCCACAAGGGACGGCTACTTATTCAAAGGCTGGTACGGCTATTTAGATGAAAATGATAAGCCTGTCATGTGGGATTTTGAAAATGATACTGTTGCAGAGAATACTACTTTGTGGGCAGCCTGGGAAGAAGCATGCATAGTCGCTTTTGATCCGGAAGACGGCACACAATACGAAGATTTTTATAAGACAACAGTACCTGTAGGAGGAAAAGTCAGTGATAAGCCTGCAGACCCCACAAGGGACGGCTACTTATTCAAAGGCTGGTACGGCTATTTAGATGAAAATGATAAGCCTGTCATGTGGGATTTTGCAAATGATACTGTTACGGAGAATACCACTTTGTGGGCAGCCTGGGAAGAAGCATGTATTGTCGCTTTTGATCCGGAAGACGGCACACAATACGAAGATTTTTATAAGACAACAGTGCCTGTAGGAGGAAAAGTCAGTGATAAGCCTGCGGACCCCACAAGGGACGGCTACTTATTCAAAGGCTGGTACGGCTATTTAGATGAAAATGATAAGCCTGTTATGTGGGATTTTGAAAATGATACTGTTGCAGAGAATACTACTTTGTGGGCAGCCTGGGAAGAAGCATGCATAGTCGCTTTTGATCCGGAAGACGGCACACAATACGAAGATTTTTATAAGACAACAGTACCTGTAGGAGGAAAAGTCAGTGATAAGCCTGCAGACCCCACAAGGGACGGCTACTTATTCAAAGGCTGGTACGGCTATTTAGATGAAAATGATAAGCCTGTCATGTGGGATTTTGAAAATGGTACTGTTACAGAGAATATGACACTGTGGGCATCTTGGAAGGAAGATAGCAACGGCGGCAATAATAATGGCGGAAACGGTGAAGGCGAAAATAACAATAACGGCGGAAACGGAGAAGGCGAAAATAATAACAACGGCGGAAACGGAGAAGGCGGAAATAATAACAACGGCGGAAATAGTGGAGGTGGAACCGGAGGCAGCGGTGGAGGCAGCAGTGGAGGAAATAGCGGACCTGTTGTTTCAGGTAATGCTGGTAATAACACCAGTACTAATATCAATGAACAGGAAGTTCCCAAATCTTCTGCCGATAGCGAACGTGTGGATATCGATGAACAAGAAGTACCCAAGGAGAAATTGGACTATTTACCGAAAACAGGAGAGGATAGCACATCCCGAATCATATATGGGACATTGATTCTTTTATCATTGTTTATGTTTGGTATAAGCCTGCCCTATAGAAAGAAAACCATTTAA